CGATCATGGCGAGGCCCTTGCTGCCGATCGGCATCGGATAGACGCCATAACCAAGCACGACGTCCTTGATCGTGACATCGTTATTCATGAAGTAGGCCGGGCGCAGAATGGTGGCGTTGAAGCCCATCTGCTCGATCTTGCGTTCGACACCGAACTTGCCGGCAAGGTGCGGGACGTTGACGTAGCGATCGCTGTGGATCACCGAGAGGTAGACGACCTGTGCGACGCCGGCCTCGCGGGCGAGATTGAGCGCGATCAGCGCCTGCGTGAATTCGTCCGGGACCACGGCGTTGAGCAGAAACAGCGTCGAGACGCCTGACAAGGCGCCGCGCACGGAATCAACGTCCAGCAAATCGCCCTGGGAGACGGCGACGCCTGCCGGCAAATTGGCCTTCGCGGGATCTCGGACGAGCGCGCGCACATCGGCGCCGCGCTTGACGAGCTGTTCGACGACGTGGCGGCCAATCGTGCCGGTCGCACCTGTCACGAGGATGGTCATTGGGATCACTCCGGTTTGGGTCAGAAGACACCCCGAAATTAGTGATCCACATGCGAACCGATAGGCGCTATATATGGACAGACCGTCTCATTGTTGGAACAGATGGATTTACTTGCCCTCGCCGATTTCAATCTCGTCGCCCGCCACGGCGGGTTCGGAAAGGCCGCGCGCGCAACGGGACGTCCGAAAGCAACCTTGTCCCGGCGCGTGTCCGAACTCGAGAGCAGCCTCGATTTGCGTCTCTTTGAGCGCGGGGGACGCACTCTCAAGCTGACCCAGGAAGGACGAGCGCTCCACGAGCGGACGGGCGCACTCCTCACCGAGCTCGACGAGACGGCGGCAGCGATCGCCTCGGGCGGGGACAAGCCGAAAGGCAGGTTGCGGATCAGCGCTCCCCTGCTCTTTTCGCAAGCTGCCATGGGCAGGCTCGCGGCCGGCTTCGCCCTCAGGCATCCGCAAGTCCGGCTCGAGGTCACGACGGATGATCGCTACGTCGACATGATCGAGGAAGGTTTCGACCTCGCGATCCGGGTCAATCCCGATCCCGACGAAAGCCTGGTCGGCCGCATCTTCTTGCGCGACCGACTGGTGGTCGTCGCCAGCCCCACGCTGAAGCGACCCAAGGGCCATCTCGCCATTCCGGTCGTCGTGCGCGGAACGGAGGACGAGGCGGCCTGGGTCATCAGGCGGCCAAGCGGTACATCGCGTATAGCCGTCGATCCCGTGCTTCGCCTGTCATCGCTGATGATGGTTCGCGACGCAGTTCGGGCCGGCGGCGGCGCTGCACGGCTGCCGCTGTCGCTCGTCAGTCACGACCTTGCCGCCGGCACACTGGTGCGCTGGGGCGACGTCCAGGGATCCGACATCGCCCTTTGGACGCTCTATCCCTCGCGGCGATTGCTGAGTGCGCGCGTCTCCGCCTTCCTCGATTATCTGAAGGAAGCTTTTCCGAAGGGAACGCCCGACGAGTTGGCGGCCTACATCGGGGGATGAGCGCATCTCCCGCAATTCACCAATAGCCCCAGCTTGCCGATTAGCTTAGACATTTCGCACGAGCGAGAAGGCCTAAGCACGGATTGGAGCCAAAAGTGAACGACGTCGAACGAACCGTCAGCCCGGACGCTTTGCGAGGAAAGCTGATTCCACTGACCTCATATCGTCAGCTTCTTGACGGCCCTGAGCTGGTATCTGGCTGGCAGACGGTCAACCAATCCATGATCGACATGTTTGCCGATGCGACACATGATCATCAGTTTATTCATACGGACCGCCAACGCGCCGAGCAGGAAACGCCATTTGGAGGCACGATTGCACACGGCTTTCTTACGCTGTCGCTTCTTTCAGCTCTCGCCTTCGACGCGATGCCCGGGGTGGAGGGAACGCGAATGGGCGTGAACTATGGCTTCGAGCGGGTCCGCTTCCTTAGCCCGGTCAGGTCTGGAGCTCGGGTCCGAGGCAAGTTCCGGTTGGCAGCACTGACAGAGCGCGCCGTGTCGATCCAGTCCGCATGGGACAGCATCATAGAGGTCGAGGGTGCGATCAAGCCTGCCCTCGAGGCACACTGGATTACCTTGGCGCTGCTCGATCAGAAGTAGCTGAAGCGGAGATCCCTCACGCCGGCTCCTCGGCTCGCACCCCGAGCGGTTTCGGCGCCATGCCGCCGCCGGGCTTGAGGTGGAATTCATAAGTCATCAGGTGCCACTTTCCACTTGCCCTGGTGCCGTCGGGCATCGCGGGATCATTACGCGGCTCGACCTTGGCAATGAGGTCGTCCTTGACTCCGAACACCACGTCGGAATCCAGATATTTGTCGCCGTCCATGAAGACGTGAGTGATCAGCGGCTCATAGCCCTTCGCGTTGACCAGGAAATGCACATGCGCCGGGCGCATCGGGTGGCGGCCGGTCTGCACGATCATTTCACCGACCGGGCCGTCGGTCGGGATCGGATAGCTGCACGGCAAGATGGTACGGAAGAAGAAGCGGCCGTCGCTGTCGGTGATGAAGCGCGCCCGCGCCGAGGCGCCGATCTCGTCGTAGTTTGGCTTCTGGGAATCATAGAAGCCGTCATCGTCGGCATGCCAGACGTCGACCGGGACATTGGCGAGCGGCTTGCCCTTGAGGTCGGTGACACGGCTCTGCACGAACATCCGCTCGCCGGTCTGGTTGTTCGGCGAGATATCGGCACCGTGCGCGGTCACCTTGTGCTCGCCGACATAGAACGGGCCGAGCACAGTGGTCTGAGTGGCTCCGTCGCGGTCGCGATGGTTGACTGCGTCGACCAGCATGGAGACGCCGAGCACGTCGGACAGGAGAATGAATTCCTGGCGGGTGTCGGTGCATTTCTGCCCGGTCCGGGTCAGGAAATCGATGGCGTAGTCCCACTCCTCGAAGGTGAGGCCGGTCTTGCTCACGTAATCGTGCAGCGACTTCACCAATTCCTGAAGCAGGAATTTCGCGCGCGGATCGGGCGTGCTGTCGAAGCTCCTGATGACGGCTTCGGTGAGATCCGTCTCGTTGAACTGGGTCATGGTGGCTTGCCCTGTGTTTTTTCTCGTTCGCCCGTGGGGGCTCCTCGGAGGCGCTCCAGGAGCAGCCTACACCAGCCGGCCCCCTTGCGTTAAGCGCGAGCGGCTTGGAATGGGGCCGTCATTTGGCTATCAACGAACCGACAGAACTGCCCGGAGGAACTGATGCTCGCGCCCACCCCCGCCTCGCCCGAATCCGTCGGCATGTCCAAGGCCGCACTCGACCGAATCGATGCGCATCTGAAGAGCCGCTACATCGATGCCGGCCGCTTCCCCGGCACGCATCTTCTGGTCTACCGGCGCGGCAAGGTCGCGCACAGCTCGGTTCAGGGCCTTGCCGATGTCGAGCGCAAGCTGCCGGTCAAGGACGACACCATCTACCGCATCTATTCCATGACCAAGCCGCTCACCAGCGTCGCCTTCATGATGCTGGTCGAGCAAGGCCTCGTCGCCATCGACGAGCCCGTCGCCAAGTACATTCCGGAATGGAAGGATCTCGGCGTCTTCGTCGCCGGGACCTATCCGGCCTTCCTGGCCCGACCGCCGTCCCGGCCGATGCTGATCGTCGACCTCCTGCGGCACACCTCCGGCCTCACCTACGGCTTCCAGCAGCGCTCCAATGTCGATGCCGCCTATCGCGCCGAAAAGATCGGCGAGGTCGAGAAGTCTGGCACGCTGCAGACCATGATCGAGGGCCTTGCCAAGATCCCGCTGGAATTCTCTCCCGGTGAATCCTGGAACTATTCGGTCTCGACCGACGTGCTCGGCTATCTCGTCGGCAAGATCTCCGGGGTGCCATTCGAGCAGTTCCTGAAATCACGCATCCTCGATCCGCTCGGCATGACCGACACCGATTTCCATGTGCCGGCCTCCAAGGCGCATCGGTTTGCGGCCTGTTATTCCGCCGATCCCGGCGGCGGCATGACCTTCCATGCCGGCCAGCGGCGCGAGGGCCTGACGCTCCAGGACGATCCGGCGACGAGCTCGTTCCTCACCCCGCCCTCCTTCATCTCCGGCGGAGGCGGGCTGTGCTCGACGGTCGCCGACTATCTCACCTTCTGCCGTGCCCTGCTCAACGGCGGCGAGCTCGGCGGTGTCAGGCTGATCGGGCCGAAGACGCTGGCACTGATGACCAGCAACCACATTCCGGGCGGCCAGGCCCTGCCCGAAGTCTCCCGCTCGCTGTTCTCGGAGGCAACCTACAACGGCATCGGCTTCGGCCTCGGCTTTGCCGTCACAATGCGTCCGGCCGAGACACTGATCGCCGGCAGTCCGGGTGAATACAGTTGGGGCGGCGCGGCCACGACGTCGTTCTGGATCGACCCGGCCGAAGAGCTCATCACCATCTTCATGACGCAGGTGCTGCCGTCGAGCGCCTACCCGATCCGCCGCGAGCTGCGCAGCATGGTCTACGCCGCGATCACCGAGAGCAATCTGTAACCCATTTGACGGGGTCCCGCAGCCGTCGGTGCGGGACCCACTGTCAGACGCTCATTTGAGCATCTCGGGTACAATCAGGCGCGGCAGGAACAGCGACACGCTGGGCCAAACAATGACGGCCGCCAGCACGAGCAGCATCGGGATCAGCATGATCACCGTGTCCTTCAGCGCATAGCGTAGCCGCACACCGGCGATCGAACAGGCGATCATCAGACACAGGCCATAGGGTGGCGTCACCAGTCCGAAGGCCAGCGAGACAATGGAAATGATCGCGAACTGGACCGGATGGAGATCGACGGACTTGGCGAGCGGCTCCAGCACCGTGCCGACGATGATGATGGCCGGGATGGCGTCGAGGAAGCAGCCCACCACCAGAAAGCAAAAGGAGATGAAGAAGCCGGCGGCAACAGCGCCCATGCCCCATGTCGACACATTGGCCAGCAGCTCTTGCGGGATCTTGTAGTAGGCAAGCAGCCAGCCGAACGCACTGGCGGTACCGACGCAGAACAGCGCCACACCGGCGAGACGTCCGGTGTCGAGCAGGGCCTTGTACAATTCGCGCAGACCCGTCTCGCGGTAGAAGAACGCCGAGAGCACGACGGAATAGAGCACCGCGACGCAGGCGGATTCCGTCGCGGTGAACCACCCGAGCAGAATGCCGCCGACAATGATGAACGGCGTCATCATCGCCGGTATCGACCGCCAGATGGCGCATCGCATCTCGACCCAGCTCGACTTGGGATAGGTCGGGTAGCCGCGGCGCACCGCGTAGACGTGCACCGTCGCCATCTGCGCGCCCGCGATCAACAGGCCCGGCACGATGCCGGCCAGATACATCGCCGCAATCGAGGTCGAGATCAGCCCACCCCAGACGATCATGAGGATCGACGGCGGTATGATGACCGCCAGAACCGCCGACACCGCCGTGATGGCGATGGAGAACGAGAGGTCATAGCCCTCCTTCGTCTGCGCATCGATGAAGATCTTGGACTGGCTCGCCGCATCGGCGGTGGAGGAGCCCGAGATGCCGGCAAAGAACACCGACAGCACGACGTTGATCTGCGCCAGCGACCCCGGCCAATGTCCGACCATCGAGCGCGACAGGGACACCAATCGGTCGGTGATGCCGCCGATGCTCATCAGGTTCGCCGTCAGCAGGAAGAACGGCACCGCGAGCAGGATAAATGAATTGTAGGCGTTGAACGTCTCCTGCGCGAGCGTCATCAGCGACAGACGCGGCTCGATCAGCAGGATCGGCACGCAGGCAAGGCCGAGCGCGAAGGCGACCGGCACGCGCACGATGAGCAGGCCGACGAAGACCCCGAACAGCACCATCGCGGCCTGTCCGGCAGAAAGCACATTGCCGCTCATCGCCCTGCCCCAACCAGAATCCGCACTTCATCGATGATCTGTTCGCCGGCAAAGACGATCCACGTCACGCCGGCCACAGGCCAGGCAACGTGAATCAACCAAAGCGGCAGATCGGCCAGCTCAGACGTCCTGTTCCAGGCAAAGCGTGTGAACTCGAGGCCGGCCAGCACGAACACCAGCGCCAGCGCCAATATGCCGATCCGCGCGAGAATCCGCACCGCAGCCTCCGACCGCCGCGACAGGTCCGGCCACACGTCGACTTCGAAATGTTGCGCTTCGCGCACGCCGACCATGGCCCCGATCATTATCGTCCAGATGAACATGAAGCGCGCCATCTCCTCCGTCCAGATGTAGGACGGAATGAAGGGCGTGTAGCGCGAGATGATCTGCAGCGTGACCGGGATAACCAGAATGCCGACACAGGCCGCCAGCAGGAATTGCAGCAATTTCGCATAGGCCGCCGTGACGCGGCGCCACAGCGAGGGTGTGGACGGGACGGGCATGTCAGACATTGGGACTCCGTGCGGCAGCACATCCGCCAGGTCCGGGCAGGAAGCGGGGCCTGCCCGGAAGATGATCGGCGGTCCGAGCGACCTCAGACGACGTTGATCTTCTCGAAGATGCCTTCCGCACCGATTTCCTTGGCGTAGGCCGCCATGACGGGATCAGCGAGCTTCTTCATGGCGTCCCGCTCCTCGAAGGGAACGCGCTTGAGCTTGCCGGCCTTCTCGAGCGTGTCGAGCTTGACCACCTCTTCGCTCGACTCGAGCTGACGGCCGTAGTCGCCAGCCTCCTTGCCGGCCTTCATGATCGCGTCCTGCAAATCCTTCGGCAAGGTCTTCAGCGTCTTCACCGAGAAGCAGATCGGCCGGATCGACACGGCGTGCTGGGTCAGGTTGAGATGCGGGGCCACTTCGTAGAACTTCATCGCCTCGACGCCGGCCGCCTCGTTCTCGCCGGCCGATATCACCCCGTTCTGGATCGCGTTGTAGACTTCGTTATAGGCGATCACCGTCGGGCTCATGCCGACGGCCGCAAAGGTCTTCGACCAGATCGGCGCGCCCTGCACGCGAACCTTGAGCCCCTTGAGGTCGGCGAGATTCTTGAGCGGCTTGTTGGCGAAGATGTTGCGGATGCCGCCGCCGGCATAACCGATCAGAACGACCTCGGCCTTCGCTGCGACCTCATCGGCCACCGGCGCCAGGATATTGGCCTCGACGACCTTGTTCATGTGCTCGATGCCCTTGAACACGAAGGGCGCATCGATGAACGGGGCCGCCTTGGCGAAGGTCGACATGTGGGCCGGCGACACGATGCCGTAATCGACCGCCTTGCCTTGCGACATGTATTCGAAATACTGCTTCTCGAGGCCGAGTGAGGAATTCCTGTGCAGGGTGAAGTTGACGGGCTTGCCGTAATACTTCTTCACCAACTCCTCGAACCGTAGCAGTGCCCGGTTGAAGGCGTGGTCGTCGTTGAACTGGACCGCACCGTTCAGCGTGACGGGCGCTTGCGCCCTGAGGATCGACGGCATGCCGATCGCAGCCGCCGCAGTGGTCGCCCCGATCCCAGCGAGAAATGTCCTTCGCTTCATCGTCTCCCCTCCCTTTGATGCTCCGCCCCTGTCGCCGGGGCGTAAGCGCAGCCGGTCTACGGCCGGCGTTCGGGAAGGGTATGAAAAACTACGGCGGGACGGAAGTGATTTCGGCTGGGCTAAGGCAACTCCTTCGTCGCAGGGTGACCTGCTGTTGCACTGCAACTCGGGCTCCTGCCAGCACGCACTCCTGTCCCTTGCTTGGAGATCTGAAAATCTGTGCCCGATATGAAAATCGTGGCGCCGCGCAAGCCCCGCCCGTATGGTCTCCCCAAAACCATAATCCGGCGCCGCTGTGCCGGAACCGGGACGCCTGCGTTTGTCAAAGCTCACCCTGCCGGTCCGGCTCGCTCTTCTCGTCACGGGAACCATGTTGCCGCTGATCGTTTTTGCGGTTGGCATTGTTGTCTACAATTACCAGCAGGATCGAAGCGACGCGACCCGTCGCGTGCTGGAGAATGTGCGCAGCATGCGCCTGGTGCTGGATTCCGAGGTGCAGCGGATGACCGGCGGCTTGCAGGTGCTCGCACTGACCAATTCGCTGCGCCAAGACGACTTCGAAACTTTCCGCCGCATCGCGCTTGGTTTCGTCGAGCAGTACGGCAAGGGCGGCGTCGTGCTGATCTCCGACCGCAAGGGTCGGCTGTTGTTTTCCTCCGCGACGGAGGACGCCGCCAGCCTGCCGCAACGCGGCCATCGCGAGATCATCGACAAGGTGTTTGCAACCCGATCGCCGCAGTACTCCGATCTGTTCGCCAGTGCTATCGACGGGCGACAGGTGCTCACCGTCGAGGTTCCGGTGTTCCGCGACGGCGAGGTGATCTACGACCTCTCCTTCAGCCCGCCAATCCGCGTCTTTCAGGAGCTTGTGGAGAAGCAGCGGCCCGACCAGTTCTGGACCGTATCGCTGCTCGACACCAAGGGCTTCATATTCGCGCGCGTGCCCAACCCGGGCGAGACGGTCGGCAAGCAAGCCTCCGGCCCGTTATACGAGGCCATGTCTCGAACCGCCGAGGCCGCCCTTTCCACCGTTTCGCTCGACGGCGTCGCGCTGTCATCCGCCTTTACCAGATCGCAGCTGACCGGCTGGACGGTCGTGGCCGGCGTCGCCGAAAGCTCGTTGAGCGCGCCGCTCTGGCGCAACATCGCCATCACCAGCCTGATCGGCGGCGTCCTGCTGCTGACCGGACTGACGTTCGCGATCAGGATGGCTGCGACGATCGCGCGCGGCGAGATGCTGCACAATCTCCTGATCGACGAGCTCAACCATCGCGTCAAGAACACGCTGGCTCTGATGCAGGCGATCGCGGTGCAGACCTTCCGCAGCGCCAGCCGTGACGAGCGGACGAAGTTCGAGGGTCGGCTCGGCGCGTTGGCGGAGGCGCATAACCTCTTGAGCCAGGAGAAATGGGCGGGCTCCGAGCTGAGGGACGTGATCGCCCGCGCGCTTCAGCCGTTCCTTTTAAGCAACCCCGACCGCATCCGCATGGCGGGCCCTGCGGTGCCGCTGTCGCCGCGGCTCGCCGTGGTGATGTCGATGATCGTCCACGAGATCGCCACCAACGCCGCGAAATACGGCGCGCTGTCCAATGAGACCGGCCGGGTGACGCTGGACTGGGAAGTCATCAGTGAAGCGCCCAAGCCTCGGCTGCGGCTGATCTGGACCGAGGTGGGCGGACCGCCGGTGACGGCGCCGGTGCAGCGCGGCTTCGGCTCGCGCCTGATCGAGCGCAGCGCACGCGACCAGCTCGGCGGTGAAGCAACCGTCGACTTCCTGCCGCGCGGCGTCGTCTGTACCGTAACCTGCACGCTGGACGAGACGCGGTGATCCACCGCCCCCCGACCGAATATTGCAACGCAGCATGCGTCTCCTGCGACAATTACGCTCGCCTCTCCCAATCATCCGATGTTAAACATCGGATGATTGTCGCCGATGCGACATGAGAAAAGAACAGGCCGAAACAGGCTGGCAGGGAGAGACGTGCGGGTGGCAAGAGCACGGCCTAAGCCAACTGACAAGTTGATCAAGCCCGGCCGCATTCGCGCCGTACTGACGACGCTCGGGCGTGAGATCGCCCAGGATCTCATTCCCGTCGGGACGACCCTGCCGCCGGAGCCGGAACTTGAGGCCCGTTTCGGCGCGGGGCGCGGCGTGGTGCGCGAGGCGATCAAGTCGCTCGCGGCCAAGGGCCTCGTCAGCGTCAGGCCGCGCCATGGCACGCAGGTGCTGCCGCGCCACGAATGGAGCTTGCTCGATCGCGACGTGCTGAGCTGGCTCGTTGGCCAGGACGAACCGGATCGTGACCTCCTGCTGGCGATCCAGGAGGTGCGCTCGATCATCGAGCCGGCAGCCGCAGCACTTGCCGCCGAACGGGCCACCAAGAACGACCTCTGGCGGATCGACACCGCCTTGGCTGCGATGCAGACCGCAAAGGACCAGGCGAGCGCCCTCGCCGCCGACAAGGCTTTCCATCTCGCCATCCTGGATGCGACCCGCAATCCCGTCCTGCAGGGCTTCCGAGGCGCGATCGACACCATCCTCGGCACCGTCTTCACCGTCGCTGTCGGAGGCCCCGGCGGCTGGTTCAAGGATAATCTGCCGAACCACGTTGCGGCGGCTCGGGCCATCGAGAGCGGCAAACCGGAAAAGGCGCGCGCCGCGATGGAACGCCTGCTCGGCTACACGCGATTGAGGCTTGCGAACCGGAAGACAGTCACCGCGGCGGCAGCGCGCAAAAAGGACGGATCGGCCGTGCGCATGACGAAGAAGTCGGGCGTCAGAAGCAGGAGAAAACATCGTGGACCTTGACCAAAGGTCTGCACGTCATCGTCGCGATGTCAGGAATAATCAGCGTGAGATGCCGGGACAGGCATAGCTGAGCGCCAGGGAGGTCAAATGCAGGTGACGGGCAGTCTGAAGGGCCGATCGTCGCGACTGATCCGCAGCGTCAATGCGCTGGCGGGAGCTGCGATGTTCGTTGCGCCGCTGCTTGCACTGGTCGCAATCTGGGCCATCGTCGTCCCGCTGTTCAACGTCAATCCGCGCGTGTTTCCCTCGGTCGGTGCGGTCGGCGGGGCGGCCATGGAGTCGATCCGTGACGGCACGTTGTTCGCCCATGTCGGTGCCAGCCTGGTGCGCGTCGGGCTTGGCACGCTGATCGGCATCGTCACGGCCGTGCCGCTCGGCATCGCCATGGGTGTGAGCCCGACAGTTGCAGCCTTCCTGACGCCGCTGTTCCGCTTCTTCTCGGTACTCGCAGGCATCGCCTGGATCCCGATCGCGACGCTGTGGTTCGGCTACGGCTTCGGCGCGATCGTCTTCGTGATCTTCAACGCGGTGTTCTTCGTCGTCGCCTACAACACCCTGCTCGGCGTCCGGACCATTCCGCACACGCTGCGCAATGCTGCCGCCGCGCTCGGCGCCGGCCGCTGGGCGCTGCTGACCGAGGTGCTGCTGCCGGGCGCGCTGCCCAACATCGTCACCGGCATCCGTACGGGCCTCGGCTTTGCCTGGCGCGGGCTGATTGCCGCCGAGATGATCGCGACCAATGTCGGGCTCGGATACATGCTGTTCGTCGCACGCGACTTCTACCGCACCGAGGTGATCGTGTTCGGCATGGTCGTGATCGGCGTGCTCTGGCTTCTGATCGACCGTCTGCTGCTGGTCCCGCTGGAACGCGCGACCATCGAGCGCTGGGGCATGGTGAGGCGCGCATGAATCTGATGCTGCAAGTCTGGGCTGGCTATACCCGCCTGACCCGGCGCTGGCCGGGGATAGCCGCCATCATTCCATTCATACCGGTGCTCGCGCTGTGGACGGCGGTCAGCGAGGCCGGGTTGTTTCCGCGCGCATTCTTCCCGGGACCTGCCGACGTCGTACGCGCCTTCTTCACGCTGACCTACAAGGGCATCCTGCCCGATTATCTCCAGGACAGCCTGATCCGCCTCGCCACGGGCGCCGCCGTCGGCATGGCGCTCGGCATTCCCTTAGGGATTCTGATCGGCACCAGCCGCTGGGCGCACCGCATCTGCTGGCCGGTGCTGCTGTTCTTCCAGGCGATCGGCGACATTGCCTGGCTGCCGATCCTCCTGATCTGGTTCGGCTTCGGCCTCACGACGATGACCTTCGTCATCGTCTACACCGTGCTGTTCCCGGTCGTGCTCAACACCGTGCTCGGCGTCGAATCCGTACCGCGCGACCTGTCGCGCGCCGCCCTCAGCCTGGGCGCCTCTCGCGCGCGCGTGCTCTGGGAGGTGACACTGCCGGGCGCGTTGCCGAACATCATCACGGGCCTGCGCAACGGCCTGGGTTATGGCTGGCGCGCGCTGATCGCGGTCGAGATGATCGTCGGCACGTCGGGCATCGGCTTCATGATGTTCGACGCCCGCCGCGCCGGCTCGACCGTCGAGATCGTCCTCGGCATGATCATTCTCGGATTGCTCTGGTACATCGTGGACGCCTGGATCCTCGCGCCCCTCGAGCGCGCGACCGGCCAGCGTTGGGGATTGGTGACATCATGAAGACGCTCTCGCTGCGCAATCTCGGCAAGACCTATTTCGATCCTTACGCAGGCGCGCATGTCACCGCCGTCCACGACGTCTCGCTGGACGTCGAGCCCGGCGAATTCATCTCGGTGGTCGGCCCCTCCGGCTGCGGCAAGACGACGATCCTGAACATGATCGCCGGTTTCATCCCTTATTCGAAGGGAGACATTCTGCTCGACGGCAAGCCGGTGCACGGGCCCGGCCCCGAGCGGGGCGTCGTGTTCCAGTCGTTCGCGCTGTTCCCCTGGAAGACGGTGCTCGACAATGTCGGCTTCGGCCCGAAGATGCGCGGCGTGCCGAAGGCCGAGCGCGACCGCATCGCGCGCGAATACCTCGCGCTCGCCGGACTTTCGCACGCGGCGCACCGCTACCCCAACGAACTTTCCGGCGGCATGCAGCAGCGCGTCGGCGTGGTGCGTGCACTCGCCAACAATCCCGATGTCCTGCTGATGGACGAGCCGTTTGCGAGCGTCGATGCGCAGACGCGCATGACGCTTCAGGAGGAACTGACCCGCATCTGGCAGGAGCGCAAGCCGACGGTGATCTTCATCACCCATGACGTGCAGGAGGCCGTGTTTCTCGCCAATCGCGTGGTCGTGCTGTCGAAGGGACGCGTGCTCGACCAGATCGCGGTCGACCTTCCGCGCCCGCGCGTCTGGGACGATCTCGTCAAGGACGACGACTTCAAGCAGCTCTCCGCGCGGGTGCTTCAGATGGTGCGCGCGGCATGAGCATCGCCTCCGACGTCCTGCGCTCTTCCAAAGGCCGCGTCGTGCTCGGCGCCATTGCCGCATGGGCGCTGTTTCAACTCTGGCTGACGATGGCCGCACCGGGAAAGATCTCCCCGGAGCTCAAGGGCTCCTCGGAAAAGGTGAACGTGCAGATCGAGC
The nucleotide sequence above comes from Bradyrhizobium sp. NDS-1. Encoded proteins:
- a CDS encoding ABC transporter ATP-binding protein — encoded protein: MKTLSLRNLGKTYFDPYAGAHVTAVHDVSLDVEPGEFISVVGPSGCGKTTILNMIAGFIPYSKGDILLDGKPVHGPGPERGVVFQSFALFPWKTVLDNVGFGPKMRGVPKAERDRIAREYLALAGLSHAAHRYPNELSGGMQQRVGVVRALANNPDVLLMDEPFASVDAQTRMTLQEELTRIWQERKPTVIFITHDVQEAVFLANRVVVLSKGRVLDQIAVDLPRPRVWDDLVKDDDFKQLSARVLQMVRAA
- a CDS encoding ABC transporter permease, whose translation is MNLMLQVWAGYTRLTRRWPGIAAIIPFIPVLALWTAVSEAGLFPRAFFPGPADVVRAFFTLTYKGILPDYLQDSLIRLATGAAVGMALGIPLGILIGTSRWAHRICWPVLLFFQAIGDIAWLPILLIWFGFGLTTMTFVIVYTVLFPVVLNTVLGVESVPRDLSRAALSLGASRARVLWEVTLPGALPNIITGLRNGLGYGWRALIAVEMIVGTSGIGFMMFDARRAGSTVEIVLGMIILGLLWYIVDAWILAPLERATGQRWGLVTS
- a CDS encoding sensor histidine kinase, whose product is MLPLIVFAVGIVVYNYQQDRSDATRRVLENVRSMRLVLDSEVQRMTGGLQVLALTNSLRQDDFETFRRIALGFVEQYGKGGVVLISDRKGRLLFSSATEDAASLPQRGHREIIDKVFATRSPQYSDLFASAIDGRQVLTVEVPVFRDGEVIYDLSFSPPIRVFQELVEKQRPDQFWTVSLLDTKGFIFARVPNPGETVGKQASGPLYEAMSRTAEAALSTVSLDGVALSSAFTRSQLTGWTVVAGVAESSLSAPLWRNIAITSLIGGVLLLTGLTFAIRMAATIARGEMLHNLLIDELNHRVKNTLALMQAIAVQTFRSASRDERTKFEGRLGALAEAHNLLSQEKWAGSELRDVIARALQPFLLSNPDRIRMAGPAVPLSPRLAVVMSMIVHEIATNAAKYGALSNETGRVTLDWEVISEAPKPRLRLIWTEVGGPPVTAPVQRGFGSRLIERSARDQLGGEATVDFLPRGVVCTVTCTLDETR
- a CDS encoding FadR/GntR family transcriptional regulator, which encodes MARARPKPTDKLIKPGRIRAVLTTLGREIAQDLIPVGTTLPPEPELEARFGAGRGVVREAIKSLAAKGLVSVRPRHGTQVLPRHEWSLLDRDVLSWLVGQDEPDRDLLLAIQEVRSIIEPAAAALAAERATKNDLWRIDTALAAMQTAKDQASALAADKAFHLAILDATRNPVLQGFRGAIDTILGTVFTVAVGGPGGWFKDNLPNHVAAARAIESGKPEKARAAMERLLGYTRLRLANRKTVTAAAARKKDGSAVRMTKKSGVRSRRKHRGP
- a CDS encoding ABC transporter permease, which produces MQVTGSLKGRSSRLIRSVNALAGAAMFVAPLLALVAIWAIVVPLFNVNPRVFPSVGAVGGAAMESIRDGTLFAHVGASLVRVGLGTLIGIVTAVPLGIAMGVSPTVAAFLTPLFRFFSVLAGIAWIPIATLWFGYGFGAIVFVIFNAVFFVVAYNTLLGVRTIPHTLRNAAAALGAGRWALLTEVLLPGALPNIVTGIRTGLGFAWRGLIAAEMIATNVGLGYMLFVARDFYRTEVIVFGMVVIGVLWLLIDRLLLVPLERATIERWGMVRRA